In Sporosarcina sp. PTS2304, a genomic segment contains:
- a CDS encoding YycH family regulatory protein yields MGLKYIEPIKSIVLLLLVLLSVLFTFSVWNFSPNYEPMEQSQTIDISIAEKKTIDEIIKPYKMVINLKDQVLGSIDASKIDIILSEMGNWEISDFRLVEQKMDKFKISQLLQQPSQMTLYFPGEVPMLVYDNVLLMSDTNITESTFNRLVIDWSQSTQLPLLHFISEENGLHYQAQILLTNKSSFLRNVVDVGQSVDEYVEIDRGNAPLLVVPKDAVTITRNTYYQEEINPHRFRDALFSDPNAVKRSQVDADRAEYGDDHAIMAINTKTKMLSYVMPAAESKEIAIPSELLLNTIDFINEHGGWTDEFRFAYMNPISRYVEFQLYVDGLPVYSDQAGTNEITHKWGTSRTFKYIRPYYTLDVNVEKIDEELPSGIEVADALKESDELDFDSIDEISVGYYLVHDENRRLLIAQPCWYYLIKDNWFRFMPAQYPGGGEQLGLE; encoded by the coding sequence GTGGGATTGAAGTATATAGAACCAATCAAATCCATCGTATTGTTATTGCTAGTACTGTTAAGTGTATTGTTTACATTTAGTGTGTGGAACTTTTCGCCGAATTATGAACCAATGGAACAATCGCAAACAATCGATATTTCCATTGCAGAAAAAAAGACTATAGACGAGATTATTAAGCCGTATAAAATGGTAATCAATTTAAAAGATCAAGTACTTGGTTCCATAGACGCAAGTAAAATCGATATCATACTTTCCGAAATGGGAAATTGGGAAATTAGTGACTTCCGTCTGGTTGAACAAAAAATGGATAAATTTAAAATTTCACAGCTTCTACAACAACCTAGTCAGATGACATTATATTTTCCAGGGGAAGTACCGATGCTTGTATACGACAATGTATTACTAATGAGCGACACAAACATAACCGAATCAACATTCAATCGTTTAGTCATTGACTGGAGCCAATCTACTCAATTGCCGTTACTGCATTTTATAAGTGAAGAAAATGGTTTGCATTACCAAGCTCAAATTCTACTGACTAATAAATCTAGCTTTCTACGTAATGTAGTAGATGTCGGCCAATCAGTAGATGAGTATGTTGAAATTGATCGTGGGAATGCTCCATTATTAGTTGTACCAAAAGATGCTGTCACCATTACTCGAAATACGTATTATCAGGAAGAAATCAATCCACACCGATTTCGGGATGCATTATTCAGCGATCCGAACGCTGTAAAACGGAGTCAAGTAGATGCTGACCGGGCAGAGTACGGGGATGACCATGCGATAATGGCAATTAATACAAAAACTAAAATGCTAAGCTATGTCATGCCTGCTGCAGAGAGTAAAGAAATAGCGATCCCTTCTGAACTTTTGCTGAATACGATCGACTTTATCAATGAACATGGCGGGTGGACGGATGAATTTCGTTTTGCTTATATGAACCCTATATCACGTTATGTGGAATTCCAGCTGTATGTAGACGGTTTACCAGTGTACAGTGACCAAGCGGGAACGAATGAGATTACCCACAAGTGGGGAACTTCTCGTACATTTAAATACATCCGGCCCTATTATACACTCGACGTCAATGTAGAAAAGATAGATGAAGAGCTACCCTCAGGCATAGAAGTGGCGGATGCTTTAAAGGAATCTGATGAGCTGGACTTTGATTCAATCGATGAGATTTCAGTAGGCTATTATTTAGTTCATGATGAAAATAGAAGATTGCTCATTGCGCAGCCTTGCTGGTATTACCTCATTAAAGATAATTGGTTCCGTTTCATGCCGGCACAGTATCCCGGAGGGGGTGAACAGCTTGGATTGGAATAA
- the walK gene encoding cell wall metabolism sensor histidine kinase WalK, translating into MHKVGFFRSIHVKFVLIYVLLIIVAMQIIGLYFANGLEKTLKDNFTSSIIDRMNLVEFSVREEMTKKRKDSDLTLEQSLKNVLVEFTSDDIMEIRVINSKYRILATSSYENQTRVGQHSTNDSVRKSITSETIKDVITLDPQTHYRVLSLAQPIVDGNDVIGSLYVEADIESVFKQIEEINRILAVGVAVSLTITVIVGIFIARTFTRPISDMRRQAQAMANGNFTRKVKVYGTDEMGQLAIAFNHLTNQLQESQSTTESERRKLASVLENMTDGVIATDRKGRVSLINDSALQMLDVTNDLVINRPITKILGIDLDYTFEELIQVKESIPLDFSTEEQSYILRATFSVTQRETGFVNGLIVVLHDNTEQEKIDMERREFVSNVSHELRTPLTTMRSYLDALTDGAWRNEEIAPNFLRVTQNETERMIRLVNDLLKLSRMDSKEYELNKEWVEFNRFFNAVIERFEFSKSKNVRFIRNLYSSSLFVEIDTDKLTQVLDNIISNALKYSPDGGEVRFGVTVSGDYIKVMISDDGMGIPKSNVNRIFERFYRADRARSRALGGTGLGLAIAKEMIVAHKGEIWAQSEEGKGTTIFFTLPFEQQEDGEWD; encoded by the coding sequence ATGCACAAGGTAGGCTTTTTTCGATCAATCCATGTCAAATTTGTCTTGATCTACGTCTTACTCATTATTGTGGCGATGCAGATTATCGGTCTTTATTTTGCCAACGGACTTGAAAAAACGCTGAAAGACAACTTTACAAGCTCAATTATAGATCGTATGAATTTAGTAGAGTTCAGTGTGCGAGAAGAAATGACAAAAAAGCGTAAAGACAGTGATTTGACTCTTGAACAAAGTTTAAAAAATGTATTGGTAGAGTTTACTTCTGATGACATTATGGAAATTCGCGTCATTAATTCGAAATACCGCATTCTCGCTACTTCATCATATGAAAACCAAACAAGAGTAGGACAGCATTCCACGAATGATAGTGTCAGGAAGTCTATTACCTCTGAGACCATTAAAGACGTCATTACCCTTGATCCACAGACGCATTATAGGGTATTGTCTTTAGCGCAACCTATAGTGGACGGTAATGATGTGATTGGTTCTTTATATGTGGAAGCAGATATAGAGTCAGTATTTAAACAAATTGAAGAAATTAACCGAATACTTGCCGTAGGGGTCGCAGTGTCATTAACTATTACGGTGATTGTCGGGATCTTTATCGCACGAACCTTTACCCGCCCCATATCCGACATGCGCCGGCAAGCTCAGGCAATGGCTAACGGAAACTTTACGCGAAAAGTAAAGGTATACGGCACCGATGAAATGGGACAATTGGCTATCGCATTCAATCATTTGACTAATCAGCTACAGGAATCCCAGTCTACTACTGAAAGTGAAAGGCGAAAGTTGGCTTCTGTTCTGGAGAATATGACGGATGGTGTCATAGCGACTGACCGTAAAGGCCGTGTCAGTTTGATCAATGACTCTGCATTGCAAATGCTTGACGTGACGAATGATTTAGTAATCAACCGTCCTATTACTAAGATTCTTGGTATTGATTTAGACTATACATTTGAAGAACTGATCCAAGTGAAAGAGTCTATTCCTTTGGATTTCAGTACTGAAGAACAGTCATATATTTTACGTGCTACTTTTTCTGTTACACAGCGTGAGACGGGCTTTGTCAATGGTTTAATTGTAGTATTACACGATAATACAGAACAAGAAAAGATTGATATGGAGCGACGTGAGTTCGTTTCAAACGTTTCCCATGAATTACGTACACCATTAACTACGATGCGTAGCTATTTAGATGCCTTAACGGACGGGGCATGGAGAAACGAAGAAATTGCGCCAAACTTCTTACGTGTAACACAAAATGAAACCGAGCGTATGATTCGACTCGTGAATGATTTGCTGAAATTATCTCGCATGGATAGTAAAGAATACGAACTAAATAAAGAATGGGTGGAGTTCAATCGCTTTTTCAATGCGGTTATTGAGCGTTTTGAGTTCTCCAAATCTAAAAATGTCCGATTTATACGCAATCTGTATTCCAGCAGTTTGTTTGTAGAAATTGATACGGATAAACTGACGCAAGTGCTGGATAATATTATTTCAAATGCTTTAAAGTATTCTCCTGATGGCGGAGAAGTCCGTTTTGGCGTTACAGTATCAGGTGACTATATTAAAGTAATGATCTCAGATGATGGAATGGGAATACCAAAGTCCAATGTGAATCGAATTTTTGAACGCTTCTACCGTGCGGATCGTGCGCGTTCCCGTGCATTAGGAGGAACAGGTCTTGGTCTTGCCATCGCAAAAGAGATGATTGTTGCACATAAAGGAGAGATTTGGGCGCAAAGTGAAGAAGGGAAAGGAACAACGATCTTCTTCACTTTGCCATTTGAACAACAAGAGGATGGTGAGTGGGATTGA
- the yycF gene encoding response regulator YycF gives MQNKTIFIVDDEKPIADIIEFNLKKEGFNVFCAYDGEDAINRVEEIQPDLMLLDIMLPKRDGMEVCREVRKKYDFPIIMLTAKDSEIDKVLGLELGADDYVTKPFGTRELIARVKANLRRHARTIAEDQEEATNDITVGQLVIQPDAYFVQKRGETIELTHREFELLYYLAKHIGQVMTREHLLQTVWGYDYFGDVRTVDVTIRRLREKIEDAPSHPSWIVTRRGVGYYLRDPEQE, from the coding sequence ATGCAAAACAAAACGATTTTTATAGTAGATGACGAAAAACCCATAGCGGATATTATAGAGTTTAACTTAAAAAAGGAGGGCTTCAATGTTTTCTGTGCATATGACGGGGAAGATGCGATTAATCGCGTAGAAGAGATTCAGCCCGATCTTATGCTGCTCGATATTATGTTACCTAAACGAGACGGCATGGAAGTATGCCGTGAAGTACGTAAAAAATATGATTTTCCCATTATTATGCTAACGGCTAAAGACTCTGAAATTGATAAAGTATTAGGACTGGAATTAGGGGCGGACGACTATGTCACAAAACCTTTTGGAACACGTGAATTAATCGCACGTGTGAAAGCTAACTTGCGACGTCATGCAAGAACGATAGCCGAAGATCAAGAGGAAGCGACGAATGACATTACAGTAGGCCAATTAGTAATTCAACCAGACGCATACTTTGTACAAAAACGTGGAGAAACGATCGAATTGACACACCGTGAGTTTGAGTTGCTCTATTACTTAGCGAAACATATTGGCCAAGTGATGACGCGGGAGCATTTACTGCAAACGGTGTGGGGATATGACTATTTCGGTGATGTGCGGACAGTGGACGTGACAATTCGCCGTTTGCGTGAAAAGATTGAAGATGCACCAAGCCATCCTAGCTGGATCGTCACAAGACGTGGTGTAGGTTACTATTTGCGCGACCCGGAACAGGAATAA